One Tautonia rosea genomic window carries:
- a CDS encoding bis(5'-nucleosyl)-tetraphosphatase: MSPFFERSAGVIPFRIAEDGIPRYLVLHSATVRNPRARWEFPKGGMDPGETTTQTAAREFQEETSLSDWSFRQGFERSLSYTYLRQGRKVLKTVVYYIVEVHDASTLACSAEHTADPFGHWHRWGTFEEISRLLYHAKIRQLFADAHEWLTGEPVRGPGR, from the coding sequence ATGAGTCCCTTCTTCGAGCGATCCGCCGGCGTGATTCCGTTCCGGATCGCCGAGGATGGAATCCCGCGGTATCTGGTGCTCCACTCGGCCACGGTCCGTAACCCGAGGGCCCGCTGGGAGTTTCCCAAAGGGGGCATGGACCCGGGCGAAACTACCACGCAAACTGCTGCGCGCGAGTTCCAGGAAGAAACCTCGCTGAGCGACTGGAGCTTCCGGCAAGGCTTCGAGCGGAGCCTCTCGTACACCTATCTTCGCCAGGGGCGGAAGGTCCTCAAGACGGTCGTGTATTACATTGTCGAGGTGCACGACGCCTCAACGCTGGCCTGCTCGGCCGAGCACACGGCCGACCCGTTCGGCCACTGGCACCGCTGGGGGACCTTCGAGGAGATTTCCCGGTTGCTTTACCACGCCAAGATCCGTCAACTCTTTGCCGACGCCCACGAGTGGCTCACCGGCGAGCCGGTCCGAGGGCCGGGACGATGA
- a CDS encoding biotin/lipoyl-containing protein has protein sequence MRLEAVVLPNLGTDPDEPIIISHWFAARGAEVWEGDRLVEVLVGPATFDVPAPCSGRLAEIRGFEDDRVWPGMVLGLLAVGDDGPDPDAPSSDETGSR, from the coding sequence ATGCGCCTGGAGGCAGTTGTCCTGCCCAATCTGGGGACCGACCCGGACGAGCCGATCATCATCAGCCACTGGTTCGCGGCACGGGGAGCCGAGGTCTGGGAAGGGGACCGTCTGGTCGAAGTGCTGGTTGGTCCGGCCACCTTTGATGTTCCCGCGCCGTGCTCTGGCCGTTTGGCCGAGATTCGTGGCTTCGAAGATGATCGGGTCTGGCCGGGAATGGTCCTGGGACTGCTGGCCGTAGGCGATGACGGCCCTGATCCCGACGCGCCGTCGTCGGATGAGACCGGATCCCGTTGA
- a CDS encoding response regulator, whose amino-acid sequence MALDQDASTLEALREALAAANQRADQAEQALEALYSGAADAIIIPGQGSPQVFIREGADRSYREILDLMAQGVAVCDLEGRILRANQALLDLLGEPNDRLVGRRLTQFLSIDSDTDLDALIAASRDGTDQAEQGHLRLNWSEGQPLLVHLCASRLTVDDLDVIVVTITDMSHQQRDEELLASERLARSIIDQAVDAIIVCDPAGLVLRASREAHRLCGGNPLRRRFDEAFPLQQATPGDVGIAHPEEAGLVDGLPLSIAEMLGDEPIRNLEVTLRCGETPAVLLLNSGPIRDEFGRRLASIVTLTDVTPLKQAEARLLEADRRKDEFLAMLAHELRNPLAAMAYGVALLHNGSRRAPSDEDDVLPILERQVAHMRWLVDDLLDVARVERGRIVLRSRSIDLAQVAEQAVRVVQPNISELQHRLECAIHPRPLWVLADPIRLEQVLVNLLTNAAKYTPSGGQIAVRGGLDPDHPGQVRIDVIDNGVGLDAEMRERVFDLFAQADRSLDRQQGGLGIGLTLVRRLVELHQGTVEVASEGPGQGSTFTVRLPAAEAPEPVDATSLPTDANQDQRRHVLLVEDNRDMARALQRLLEDQGHRVDTAYDGPSGLESAERLEPEVVVLDIGLPGLDGFELARRLRKLPALAETRLIALSGYGERKDRERAIAAGIDHHLTKPIDVADLDRLIRVAPSSPSGSAVEPSSITHPSSLLPGPDRSPSSPSPVASHGGNGTPSYRILLIEDQRALAVVAKRVLERLGHVVELAADGPTALDLARRLRPDLVLCDLHLDGPMDGYEIARSFRSDPAMAETPLIAVTARDGDTIRRRSLDSGFDLHLVKPVDYTEVHQYVIEARRH is encoded by the coding sequence ATGGCCTTGGATCAGGATGCATCCACTCTCGAAGCTCTCCGAGAGGCCCTCGCCGCCGCCAATCAGCGGGCCGATCAGGCGGAACAAGCGCTGGAGGCCCTCTACAGCGGCGCGGCCGATGCCATTATCATCCCGGGACAGGGTTCGCCCCAGGTCTTCATCCGAGAGGGGGCCGACCGTTCTTACCGGGAGATTCTTGACTTGATGGCCCAGGGCGTGGCGGTCTGCGATCTTGAGGGGCGGATTCTTCGGGCCAATCAGGCATTGCTCGACCTGCTTGGCGAGCCGAACGACCGGCTTGTCGGGCGCCGCCTGACCCAGTTCCTCTCCATCGATTCCGACACCGATCTCGACGCCCTCATCGCCGCCTCCCGAGACGGGACCGACCAGGCCGAGCAAGGACACCTCCGGCTCAATTGGTCCGAGGGGCAGCCGCTCCTGGTTCACCTCTGTGCAAGTCGGCTGACCGTCGACGATCTTGACGTGATCGTCGTAACCATCACCGACATGTCGCATCAGCAGCGCGACGAGGAGTTGCTTGCTTCCGAACGCCTGGCCCGATCGATCATCGATCAGGCGGTCGATGCGATTATCGTCTGCGATCCGGCCGGGCTTGTCTTGCGGGCCAGCCGAGAAGCCCACCGTCTTTGCGGCGGCAATCCGTTGCGTCGGCGGTTCGACGAGGCCTTTCCTCTCCAACAGGCCACGCCCGGTGATGTCGGAATCGCGCATCCCGAGGAAGCCGGGCTGGTCGACGGTTTGCCCCTTTCCATCGCCGAGATGCTCGGTGATGAGCCGATCCGGAACCTTGAAGTCACGCTCCGATGCGGTGAGACCCCCGCGGTCCTCCTGCTCAATTCCGGACCGATTCGAGACGAATTCGGCCGACGGCTGGCTTCGATCGTCACCCTGACCGACGTGACCCCCTTGAAGCAGGCCGAGGCCCGCCTGCTCGAAGCCGACCGCCGCAAGGACGAGTTTCTTGCCATGCTCGCCCACGAGCTGCGCAACCCGCTGGCCGCAATGGCCTATGGCGTGGCCTTGCTCCACAACGGCTCCCGCCGGGCACCCTCGGACGAGGACGACGTGCTTCCGATCCTCGAACGCCAGGTCGCTCACATGCGATGGCTGGTTGACGACCTGCTCGATGTCGCCCGGGTCGAGCGCGGCCGGATCGTCTTGCGGAGCCGATCGATTGATCTGGCCCAGGTGGCCGAACAGGCCGTTCGGGTCGTTCAGCCGAACATCTCAGAATTGCAGCATCGGCTGGAGTGTGCCATTCATCCCCGTCCGCTCTGGGTCCTGGCCGACCCGATCCGCCTGGAACAGGTGCTGGTCAACCTCCTGACCAACGCCGCCAAGTACACTCCTTCGGGTGGCCAAATCGCCGTGAGAGGAGGGCTTGATCCCGACCACCCGGGTCAAGTCCGGATCGACGTGATCGACAACGGCGTCGGGCTCGATGCCGAGATGCGCGAGCGGGTCTTCGACCTCTTTGCTCAGGCCGACCGCTCGCTCGACCGCCAGCAGGGAGGGCTCGGCATCGGCCTGACCCTCGTCCGGCGGCTCGTCGAACTGCACCAGGGGACTGTCGAGGTCGCCAGCGAAGGCCCCGGTCAAGGCAGTACCTTCACCGTCCGATTGCCCGCCGCCGAGGCTCCCGAGCCGGTCGACGCCACCTCGCTCCCAACCGATGCCAACCAGGATCAACGTCGCCATGTCCTTCTGGTCGAGGACAACCGTGATATGGCCCGAGCCCTTCAACGCCTGCTCGAAGACCAGGGGCACCGCGTCGATACCGCGTACGATGGTCCCTCGGGCCTGGAGTCGGCCGAACGGCTCGAACCCGAGGTCGTGGTGCTCGACATCGGCCTGCCGGGCCTCGACGGCTTTGAGCTGGCCCGACGCCTCCGCAAGCTCCCCGCGCTGGCCGAAACGCGACTGATTGCCCTCTCCGGTTATGGCGAGCGCAAAGACCGAGAACGGGCGATCGCCGCCGGGATCGATCATCACCTGACCAAGCCGATCGACGTGGCCGATCTCGACCGCCTGATCCGCGTGGCTCCTTCCTCTCCCTCCGGTTCGGCCGTTGAACCATCGAGCATCACCCACCCCTCGTCCTTGCTCCCCGGCCCCGACCGATCACCATCCTCCCCCTCCCCGGTCGCGTCTCACGGAGGAAACGGCACCCCGTCGTACCGGATTTTGCTCATCGAGGATCAGCGAGCCCTCGCCGTCGTCGCCAAGCGGGTGCTGGAACGGCTTGGCCATGTCGTGGAATTGGCCGCCGACGGCCCAACCGCCCTGGATCTTGCCCGCCGTCTCCGCCCGGATCTGGTCCTCTGCGACCTTCATCTCGACGGCCCGATGGACGGTTACGAAATCGCTCGGAGCTTTCGCTCAGACCCGGCCATGGCCGAAACTCCCTTGATCGCCGTCACCGCCCGAGATGGCGACACGATCCGCCGTCGAAGCCTCGACTCCGGATTCGACCTCCATCTAGTCAAGCCGGTCGATTACACTGAGGTGCATCAGTACGTGATCGAGGCCCGCCGCCACTGA
- a CDS encoding redoxin domain-containing protein, whose protein sequence is MSLRVLRWSLVILMVGPVLTPAALAAEEVLGRGVGDRVPNFTLPDARTGDPVSLYDFRGKKAAVLIFTGIDCPIGDLYMPRLVALAERYEPKEVVFLAINSNRSQSIGEIVAQSDEFGLPFPTLKDEGNLVADQLLAERTCEVLVLDEKAMLRYRGAIDDQYGLGFARDEPTRAYLADAIDAVLDGRRPDSSATSVVGCPIEREEVREQVTDLMSLDIADRVTRLVAAADRVRPPSADLEAAWAEVAPNADALIDEVGPVTYSKHVAPIIQAKCEACHRPGEVGPFSLTTFEEVARRTNGIQEVVDLRRMPPWHADPRFPVDGHFANDRSLTPEERATVLAWIEQGAPEGDPSDLPPPAEWPDGWVIGEPDIVIEMPKPYTIKAEGFERYQRFRVPLNFEKDVWVQAAEARPTDRAVVHHIIAYIIPPNGDRGGRDRIHLCGYAPGEMPSQYPTGTAKRIPAGSDLLFELHYTPIGKVRIDQSKVGLVLAKEPVDREAVTIGVANPRFEIPPGAGPDAKEEAGNYPVRSRFIFPRDAELIAFMPHMHLRGKSFRYSATYADGTSETLLDVPAYDFNWQSYYYLDRPVTFRAGERLDCLAHFDNSTNNPVNPDPTSPVRWGDQTWEEMMIGYIDVAFPLSPEERPQIGDVATLGISEE, encoded by the coding sequence GTGAGTCTGCGAGTGCTTCGATGGTCTCTGGTGATCCTGATGGTCGGCCCGGTACTGACACCGGCCGCACTCGCCGCCGAGGAAGTCCTCGGGCGAGGCGTCGGTGATCGCGTCCCCAATTTCACCCTCCCCGACGCCCGGACTGGCGATCCCGTGTCGCTGTACGACTTCCGCGGCAAGAAGGCCGCCGTGCTCATCTTCACCGGCATCGACTGCCCGATCGGCGATCTCTACATGCCTCGACTGGTGGCCCTGGCCGAGCGCTATGAGCCAAAGGAGGTCGTCTTCCTGGCGATCAACTCCAACCGCAGCCAGTCGATCGGCGAGATCGTGGCCCAGTCCGACGAGTTCGGCCTCCCTTTCCCCACCCTGAAGGACGAGGGGAACCTCGTTGCCGACCAGCTTCTGGCCGAACGGACCTGTGAAGTGCTCGTCCTCGACGAGAAGGCCATGCTTCGCTACCGAGGAGCGATCGACGACCAGTACGGCCTCGGCTTCGCCCGCGACGAACCAACCCGCGCCTACCTGGCCGACGCCATCGATGCCGTGCTCGACGGCCGACGCCCGGACAGCTCGGCCACCTCGGTCGTCGGTTGCCCGATCGAGCGCGAAGAGGTCCGTGAACAGGTCACCGACCTGATGAGCCTCGACATCGCCGACCGCGTCACCCGCCTCGTCGCCGCCGCCGACCGCGTTCGGCCCCCTTCGGCCGACCTCGAAGCCGCCTGGGCCGAGGTCGCCCCCAACGCCGACGCCCTCATCGATGAGGTCGGCCCCGTCACCTACAGCAAGCACGTCGCCCCGATCATCCAGGCGAAATGCGAAGCCTGCCACCGCCCTGGAGAGGTCGGACCCTTCTCCTTGACGACCTTTGAGGAAGTCGCCCGCCGGACCAACGGCATCCAGGAAGTCGTTGACCTCCGCCGGATGCCCCCCTGGCATGCCGACCCTCGCTTCCCCGTGGACGGCCACTTCGCTAACGACCGCAGCCTGACCCCCGAAGAACGAGCCACGGTCCTCGCCTGGATCGAGCAAGGGGCCCCCGAGGGGGACCCGAGCGACCTGCCCCCGCCCGCCGAATGGCCCGACGGCTGGGTCATCGGCGAGCCGGACATCGTCATCGAAATGCCCAAACCCTACACGATTAAGGCCGAAGGGTTCGAGCGCTATCAGCGCTTCCGGGTCCCCTTGAACTTCGAGAAGGACGTCTGGGTCCAGGCCGCCGAGGCCCGGCCGACCGATCGCGCGGTTGTCCACCACATCATCGCCTACATCATTCCGCCGAACGGAGATCGCGGAGGCCGCGACCGCATTCACCTCTGCGGTTACGCTCCCGGCGAGATGCCCTCCCAGTACCCGACCGGCACCGCCAAGCGCATCCCGGCCGGATCGGATCTGCTCTTCGAGCTGCACTATACCCCCATCGGCAAGGTCCGTATCGACCAGTCGAAGGTTGGCCTCGTGCTGGCCAAGGAGCCGGTCGATCGTGAAGCCGTGACCATCGGCGTGGCCAACCCTCGCTTCGAGATCCCCCCCGGCGCGGGTCCTGACGCGAAGGAGGAGGCCGGCAACTACCCGGTCCGCTCCCGCTTCATCTTCCCCCGAGATGCCGAGCTGATCGCCTTCATGCCGCACATGCACCTGCGCGGCAAGTCGTTCCGCTACTCGGCCACCTATGCCGACGGCACCAGCGAAACCCTGCTCGATGTCCCTGCATACGACTTCAACTGGCAAAGCTATTACTACTTGGATCGGCCCGTGACCTTCCGCGCCGGCGAGCGGCTCGACTGCCTGGCCCATTTCGACAACTCAACGAACAACCCGGTCAACCCCGACCCGACCTCTCCCGTTCGCTGGGGAGATCAAACCTGGGAAGAGATGATGATCGGTTACATCGACGTCGCCTTCCCCCTCTCCCCCGAAGAACGCCCCCAGATTGGCGACGTGGCGACCCTCGGCATCTCCGAGGAGTGA
- a CDS encoding DUF29 domain-containing protein, translating to MSTATPAHLSALYEQDETAWLDANAALIREGKLDEVDFAHLAEFLEDMAKRDRREVKTRLTVLMAHLLKWQFQPQKRSRSWLVTLYHQRDELSDLIEHGVLRNHALDVLDIAYSRAVIQAAAETELPESAFPTSCPYSIDALLTVSESADDLP from the coding sequence ATGTCCACGGCGACCCCGGCCCACCTGTCCGCGCTCTACGAGCAAGACGAAACCGCCTGGCTCGACGCCAACGCCGCCTTGATCCGTGAGGGGAAGCTCGACGAGGTCGATTTCGCCCACCTGGCGGAGTTTCTTGAAGACATGGCCAAACGAGACCGCCGCGAGGTCAAAACCCGGCTGACCGTTCTCATGGCGCACCTCCTGAAATGGCAATTCCAACCTCAGAAGCGATCGAGAAGCTGGCTGGTCACTCTTTACCACCAGCGCGATGAACTTTCCGATCTCATCGAACACGGCGTTCTCCGGAATCACGCCCTCGACGTCCTTGACATTGCGTATTCCCGAGCCGTGATTCAAGCCGCCGCAGAAACGGAACTCCCCGAATCCGCGTTTCCCACCTCCTGCCCGTACTCGATCGACGCCCTCTTGACCGTTTCGGAATCGGCGGACGATCTCCCATGA
- a CDS encoding tetratricopeptide repeat protein produces MSARILMILLFVVMLVDPSKAARLQDDRSLAQSEGVEPSVPPAFTPYASLLGRWKGQAVPADNPLRGWRESHEWSYAFQGGEPVGLTLTIEGGKILASARITFDEASETYRLEGTDPEGTPVVYVGTRDEKTNALTLDRSGPAGDDRLTIRPNANGIRSDFWFDRKEPGSPQFARLVRANLGKEGENFAGGAAVKGPECIVTGGAATITVSAGGSTFAVCCSGCRDEVLANPEKYARKLRASLTSSRPAASPAPSSEPADTPQPDLTETPPSPKPKTDDPAPSDAETRRKAASLLRLGQSLERQGKADGALTFYRRVVDEAPGTPEAATAAARIKALSGDE; encoded by the coding sequence ATGAGTGCTCGGATTTTGATGATACTTCTGTTCGTCGTGATGCTCGTTGATCCGTCGAAGGCGGCAAGGCTCCAGGACGATCGATCGTTGGCCCAATCTGAAGGGGTTGAGCCGTCAGTTCCACCGGCCTTCACGCCCTATGCGTCGCTCCTCGGCCGCTGGAAAGGTCAGGCCGTTCCGGCCGACAACCCCCTGCGCGGCTGGCGAGAATCGCACGAGTGGTCCTACGCCTTTCAAGGTGGCGAACCGGTTGGCCTGACCCTGACCATTGAGGGGGGCAAGATCCTTGCCTCTGCCCGGATTACCTTTGACGAGGCCTCCGAAACCTACCGCCTGGAAGGGACCGACCCCGAGGGGACGCCGGTCGTCTATGTCGGGACCCGGGACGAGAAGACCAACGCCCTGACGCTCGACCGCTCCGGCCCCGCCGGCGACGATCGCCTGACGATCCGGCCCAACGCCAACGGAATCCGCTCCGACTTCTGGTTCGACCGCAAGGAGCCCGGCTCCCCTCAGTTCGCCCGTCTGGTTCGAGCCAACCTCGGAAAGGAAGGAGAGAACTTCGCCGGAGGAGCCGCCGTCAAGGGACCTGAGTGCATCGTTACGGGAGGGGCGGCCACCATCACAGTTTCGGCCGGTGGCTCGACCTTCGCCGTCTGCTGCTCCGGATGCCGCGATGAGGTCCTCGCCAACCCCGAGAAGTACGCCCGGAAGCTTCGGGCCTCGCTCACCTCCTCGCGGCCGGCCGCCTCCCCTGCTCCGTCGTCGGAGCCGGCCGACACTCCTCAGCCCGACCTTACCGAGACCCCTCCGTCGCCGAAGCCGAAGACGGACGATCCCGCTCCCTCCGACGCCGAAACACGCCGGAAAGCGGCCTCGCTCCTTCGGCTTGGCCAGTCGCTCGAACGCCAGGGAAAGGCCGACGGCGCCCTGACCTTCTACCGTCGAGTCGTCGACGAAGCCCCCGGCACCCCCGAGGCCGCGACCGCCGCGGCCCGGATCAAGGCACTCTCGGGTGACGAGTGA
- a CDS encoding metallophosphoesterase family protein — protein MPGRLLALGDIHGYPAPLDALVEAAQIGPDDTLVTLGDYVDRGPNSRRVIDRLIALESRCRLVALRGNHDLMFTEALNILDEDSTRFAEFWNEPLLRIWAQCGGFDTIESYGSLEEVPPEHRAFLDRLVNWHETDNLLFMHANYDPLLPMASQPSDLLYWTSLHHSVPDRHHSGKTAIVGHSSQKDGEVLDLGHVICIDTYCYGGGWLTLMDLHSGQLWQADRRGQLRTVPAT, from the coding sequence ATGCCCGGACGCCTTCTCGCTCTCGGAGACATTCACGGCTACCCGGCCCCGCTCGACGCCCTGGTCGAGGCCGCTCAGATTGGGCCGGACGATACCCTGGTGACCCTCGGCGATTATGTCGACCGAGGACCCAACAGCCGCCGGGTCATCGACCGCCTGATCGCCCTCGAATCCCGCTGCCGGCTCGTGGCCCTGCGCGGCAACCACGACCTCATGTTCACCGAGGCGCTGAACATCCTCGACGAAGATTCGACGCGGTTCGCCGAGTTCTGGAATGAGCCCTTGTTGCGGATCTGGGCCCAGTGTGGAGGGTTCGATACGATCGAGTCGTACGGGTCGCTGGAGGAGGTCCCGCCGGAACACCGCGCGTTTCTCGACCGGCTGGTCAACTGGCACGAGACGGACAACCTGCTGTTCATGCATGCCAACTACGACCCGCTGTTGCCGATGGCCAGCCAGCCCTCAGACCTGCTCTACTGGACCTCGCTGCACCACTCGGTCCCCGACCGGCACCACTCGGGAAAGACGGCGATCGTGGGCCACTCCTCACAGAAGGACGGCGAGGTGCTCGACCTGGGCCATGTGATTTGCATCGATACCTACTGTTATGGCGGGGGATGGCTGACCTTGATGGATCTGCACTCCGGCCAGCTCTGGCAGGCCGACCGCCGGGGACAGCTGCGGACCGTTCCGGCCACCTGA
- a CDS encoding bifunctional nuclease family protein, whose amino-acid sequence MAVQMALSRIIISETGEQQIIYLKEVGGDRTFPIVIGIFEATSIDRRVRGIVPPRPLTHDLLAKAVEQLGGEIQDIYINDLRDHTYFAQLRIRHEGELIEVDSRPSDAIAVAVTVDAPIYVSEEVIEEAGR is encoded by the coding sequence GTGGCCGTTCAGATGGCGCTGTCGCGCATCATCATCAGCGAAACCGGCGAGCAGCAGATCATCTACCTCAAGGAGGTCGGCGGCGATCGGACCTTTCCGATCGTCATCGGCATCTTTGAGGCGACGAGCATCGACCGCCGCGTCCGGGGAATCGTTCCCCCTCGCCCCTTGACCCACGACCTCCTGGCCAAGGCGGTCGAGCAACTGGGGGGCGAGATCCAGGATATTTATATCAACGATCTTCGCGATCACACCTACTTCGCCCAGCTTCGCATCCGCCACGAAGGAGAGCTGATCGAGGTCGATAGCCGGCCGAGCGACGCGATCGCCGTGGCCGTGACCGTCGATGCGCCGATCTACGTTTCGGAGGAGGTGATCGAGGAGGCCGGCCGCTGA
- a CDS encoding valine--tRNA ligase, giving the protein MSIAEQLPKQYDPQDAQARWYPFWVERNYFQADPGRDAPPYTIVIPPPNVTGALHLGHALNNTLQDILIRWRRMQGYDTLWMPGTDHAGIATQAVVEKRLFTEEHKTRHDIGREALVSRIWAWKHEYEARILGQLRLMGCSCDWSRTRFTLDDVCARAVRTTFFRLFQEGKIFRGKRLVNWDTQLRTAVADDEIEYKETDGHLWTIRYPVTGSDSEFLQVSTTRPETMLGDTAVAVHPEDERYKHLIGKTVDLPLTGMQIPIIADPILVDPKFGTGCVKVTPAHDPNDYQTGLRHNLPMVNLLNPDGTYNENANAYAGLDRREVRKRVVADLEAQGLLVKTEPYTNRVGYSDRSKTPIEPYLSDQWFVRMADDEDGSPGFAQQAMDAVTSGRLKIHPERYAKSYLDWLGEKRDWCISRQLWWGHRIPIWHVGSYTCTEGDLKRAFAGRNDVCWRETESGGWLICALNDLDPKQLPGFAFQDLEQDPDVLDTWFSSALWPHSTLGWPEQTPELKKYYPTSVLSTARDIITLWVARMVIFGQFNMGDVPFKDVYIHSVIQDGDGKRMSKSLGNGVDPVDIIETYGADALRFTLASSATETQDLRMPVERVTDDQGRIATRKAPGQPIEFVPPEMAKDMPKEQLVNTSKKFEEGRTFPNKFWNAARFALMNLEGYTPGPVRPEDLAVEDRWILSLLRRAAADATAQLDAFRFADLAKGLRDFTWNEFCDWYVEFIKNRLRDEATRPAAQRVLATVLDGLCRLLHPVMPFVTESVWQALGGVAKARGLPEPTEASESVCIAPWPSYPDSWNDPEAEYDIAQWQEKIAALRNLRAERDVPKNAKIEPILIAQGRAAEALTRGSSYIQSLVGAGSVTVAPSADRPGESAVTVLADAEIILPLAGLIDPKAELAKLSKAKADLEKQLGGIRSKLRNASFVERAPAEVVEQQRTRLTELEAQHAALVARMAELGSAS; this is encoded by the coding sequence ATGAGTATCGCCGAGCAACTCCCGAAGCAGTACGACCCCCAGGACGCCCAGGCTCGCTGGTATCCCTTCTGGGTCGAGCGGAACTATTTCCAGGCCGACCCCGGCCGCGATGCGCCCCCGTATACGATCGTCATTCCCCCGCCGAACGTCACCGGCGCCCTGCACCTCGGCCATGCCCTGAACAACACGCTTCAGGACATCCTCATCCGCTGGCGACGGATGCAAGGGTATGACACCCTCTGGATGCCCGGCACCGACCACGCCGGCATCGCCACCCAAGCCGTCGTCGAGAAGCGCCTCTTCACCGAGGAGCACAAGACCCGCCACGACATCGGCCGCGAGGCTCTCGTCTCCCGCATCTGGGCCTGGAAGCACGAGTACGAGGCCCGCATCCTCGGCCAGCTCCGCCTGATGGGCTGCTCCTGCGACTGGTCGCGTACCCGGTTTACGCTGGATGACGTCTGCGCCCGAGCCGTCCGTACCACCTTCTTCCGCCTGTTCCAGGAGGGCAAGATCTTCCGCGGCAAGCGGCTGGTCAACTGGGACACCCAGCTCCGCACCGCCGTCGCCGACGATGAGATCGAGTACAAGGAGACCGACGGGCACCTCTGGACGATCCGATACCCCGTCACCGGGTCCGACTCCGAGTTCCTCCAGGTTTCCACCACCCGCCCCGAGACGATGCTGGGTGACACCGCCGTCGCCGTCCACCCCGAGGACGAGCGCTACAAACACCTGATCGGCAAGACGGTCGACCTGCCGCTCACCGGCATGCAAATCCCGATCATCGCCGACCCGATCCTCGTCGATCCCAAGTTCGGCACCGGCTGCGTCAAGGTCACCCCCGCGCACGACCCGAACGACTACCAGACCGGCCTGCGGCACAACCTGCCGATGGTCAACCTGCTCAACCCCGACGGCACCTACAACGAGAACGCCAACGCCTACGCCGGCCTCGACCGCCGCGAAGTCCGCAAGCGCGTCGTCGCTGACCTTGAAGCCCAGGGCTTACTCGTCAAGACCGAGCCTTACACCAACCGCGTCGGCTACTCCGACCGCTCGAAGACCCCGATCGAGCCGTACCTCTCCGATCAGTGGTTCGTCCGCATGGCCGACGACGAGGACGGCTCCCCCGGGTTCGCCCAGCAGGCGATGGACGCCGTCACCTCCGGCCGGCTCAAGATCCACCCCGAGCGCTACGCCAAGAGCTACCTCGACTGGCTCGGCGAGAAGCGCGACTGGTGCATCAGCCGACAGCTCTGGTGGGGCCACCGCATCCCCATCTGGCACGTCGGGAGCTACACTTGCACCGAGGGCGACCTGAAGCGAGCCTTCGCTGGCCGGAACGACGTCTGCTGGCGCGAGACCGAGTCCGGCGGCTGGCTCATCTGCGCGTTGAACGACCTGGACCCGAAGCAGTTGCCCGGCTTCGCTTTCCAGGATCTGGAGCAGGACCCCGACGTCCTCGACACCTGGTTCAGTTCCGCGTTGTGGCCCCACTCGACCCTCGGCTGGCCCGAGCAGACGCCGGAACTGAAGAAGTACTACCCGACCAGCGTCCTCTCGACGGCCCGAGATATCATCACCCTCTGGGTCGCCCGCATGGTCATCTTCGGCCAGTTCAACATGGGGGACGTGCCGTTCAAGGACGTCTACATCCATTCCGTGATCCAGGACGGCGACGGCAAGCGGATGTCCAAGTCGCTCGGTAACGGTGTCGATCCGGTCGACATCATCGAGACCTACGGTGCCGACGCCCTGCGGTTCACCCTCGCCTCCTCGGCGACCGAGACCCAGGACCTGCGGATGCCCGTCGAGCGCGTCACCGACGATCAGGGACGCATCGCCACCCGCAAGGCCCCCGGCCAGCCGATCGAGTTCGTCCCGCCCGAAATGGCGAAGGACATGCCGAAAGAGCAGCTCGTCAACACCTCGAAGAAGTTCGAGGAGGGGCGCACCTTCCCCAACAAGTTCTGGAACGCCGCCCGCTTCGCCCTGATGAACCTGGAAGGCTACACGCCCGGCCCGGTTCGGCCCGAAGACCTGGCGGTCGAGGACCGCTGGATCCTCAGCCTTCTCCGCCGCGCCGCCGCCGACGCCACCGCCCAGCTCGACGCCTTCCGCTTCGCCGACCTGGCCAAGGGGCTCCGCGACTTCACCTGGAACGAGTTCTGCGACTGGTACGTCGAGTTCATCAAGAACCGCCTCCGCGACGAGGCCACCAGGCCCGCCGCCCAGCGCGTGCTGGCAACCGTCCTCGACGGCCTCTGCCGATTGCTCCACCCGGTCATGCCCTTCGTCACCGAATCGGTCTGGCAGGCTCTCGGCGGCGTGGCGAAGGCCCGCGGCCTGCCCGAGCCGACCGAGGCGAGCGAGAGCGTTTGCATCGCCCCCTGGCCGTCGTATCCCGACTCCTGGAACGACCCCGAGGCCGAGTACGACATCGCCCAGTGGCAGGAGAAGATTGCCGCCTTGCGGAATCTTCGCGCCGAGCGCGACGTGCCGAAGAACGCGAAAATCGAGCCGATTCTGATCGCCCAGGGCCGCGCGGCGGAGGCCCTGACGCGAGGCAGCTCGTACATTCAATCACTCGTCGGGGCCGGATCGGTGACGGTCGCCCCCTCGGCCGATCGTCCGGGTGAGAGTGCCGTCACTGTCCTGGCAGACGCCGAGATCATCCTCCCTCTGGCCGGTCTCATCGACCCGAAGGCCGAGCTGGCCAAGCTCTCCAAGGCGAAGGCCGACCTGGAGAAGCAGCTTGGCGGTATCCGATCGAAGCTCCGCAACGCCTCGTTCGTCGAGCGAGCCCCAGCCGAGGTGGTCGAGCAGCAGCGTACCCGCCTGACCGAGCTGGAGGCGCAGCACGCGGCGCTCGTCGCTCGGATGGCCGAGCTGGGAAGTGCGTCATGA